A window of Anabas testudineus chromosome 7, fAnaTes1.2, whole genome shotgun sequence genomic DNA:
AAGGAGCAGCATCCTGGGCTCTGTTTGAACCCAGCACGACTcaagtgaagaaaaaacaagattcaacatttttaataaaaggtttatagtatttttaaaaagcacataaACCTCTGTAATACAgaagttaatgttttgttttgtctgagaATGACCAAGTGGGTGGTACCGTGTGTAGCACAAGTTCGCCTGGACACGTGGTTTGAGGATGACCAATCAGGCGCCCCTCCAGGTTTAACTATGTTAAATGTCAGATTGCAATAAACTAGAAGCTGTTGGTCGGGCCCGCGGAAATGGGCGAGCATAATCTCCTTAATCCAGGGTTTGTGGGACCTTTGGTAAACATCCACACTGGAGACACTTTTTACTTTCCGAATTTTAGAGCCTCAGGGGGACAACTGGCGGGGTTACCGTCTCTCTCCTACCCGAGAAGGGACAATGTTTGCTCCCTCCCGTGGAATCCTTCGGAGCCGTGCAATGGATACTCTCAATCCTACTTTAGTAGCCCCGTGTCTATTAACCCTTCTTTCAATCGGTCGTGTGAAATCACCAGATCAGATGAGGGCAAATGTTATTATAACAACGGCAACGGGAACAGGGAGACCTGTTCAGGTGGCAGCAGCCTTAAACGAGAGGATAGGGCGAGAGACACATCATCCCTAACATCTGATCACGGGATGCACGGCGGAATTGGCAGCACTGCCGCCTTTTCCAAATATGATTATGGGACCGAGCAGCTAACACAAGACCCGCCGTCCTGTCAGTCAATGGAGTCCGACTCCAGCTCGTCTCTGCTCAACGAGGGCAGCAAACCTTCATCCAGCGACACACAGACCCTGGTGTCACCGGGAAACCACACAAGCAACATAACCACAGGCGGAGGTGGGTGCTATTTTTAAAACGATCCTTTAAGGTTATTTTATATGCAACGTCACAATATTTATACCAATGCTGCATAAAGCGTAGAGCTGCGGTATTAAACAGTCATTAGAGCTCGTTATTGTGATGCACAACTTGCAGCATAGGTTAGCCTGCAGGGTACATGCGTGGTGTGGAAACGCCGCTAGGGGTTGCCCTAAAATACTCACACGGCATGTGGTTGCATGCAGTTATAGGTAAATGCACCAAACCATATTGCCTGCCACCCTTTGAATAAACAGTCAGACGTGTCATTGCATTTACATAGATTAGACGAGTTTGTAATTCAAACACGTCAGTAGTTAAATTTGGTGTATTGTTGCACTTTGTACACAAATTAGTGCTGTGATTTAAAGAGGTAAATCGTTTTGGTTGACTGCATTGAATAGagagagttttcttttttaatgactCGTAAACAGAATTAATATCTGTCGCTGTGTACTCATGAGTCATTTAATATGGTCTGAAACTCGCAAATAAGTAGGGGTATTTTCAAACACGGCTTAATTATCACATTAATGCTACTTTAACTGCAACAGTAAAACTTCCTGTGACACAAGCCGCTGTATACTGGTGGTCTCCATATAGAGGagcaataaaagaaatgagaaataaaaaaaataaacacgtGTGACCAAATAATCCCACAGAACTGGACTGATTCTGTGGTCTGCATGTTGGATTTGAGATCAGATACGTCCAGGCAGCTCagtcaaaaaccaaaacaaaccaattTTAACTGTCTGTGGTGAAAGTGAGAGCTTCCAGGGGCGTCAGATCTCTGAATTGTAATATGAAGAAGAATGCCTACACTTGGGAGCTTTTGCAATTCAGAGATCTTCGCAATTCTACTGGAATACTATGTACATTTCCACAGACAGTTTGAGAAAGACTAAGTCAACATTGTAATGTTATTTGACATATAGATGGAGTTTACTCACAGGGCTTAAATCTATCTCAAATCCACAGTGCTACCCAAGCTTGCCATGAACAACTGACACCTCTGCAGGCTCCTCATAACCTTGGAGGTGACCATGATTTTGCAACTGTGGTGACTAATCCGTTGTATTCCCCCTCCTGCACTTCCCCCCTCCCCAGGTGCCCCGTGGTACCCGATGCACACTCGGACCAGAAAGAAGCGCAAACCCTATTCCAAGCTCCAGCTGGCTGAACTAGAAGGAGAATTCATGCTGAATGAGTTCATCACCAGGCAGCGGCGGAGGGAGCTCTCTGACCGTCTGAACCTCAGCGACCAACAAGTCAAAATCTGGTTCCAGAACCGCAGGATGAAGAAAAAGAGACTCATGCTGAGGGAGCAAGCTTTGGCCTACTTTTAGAGATGCGGCAAAAGGTGAATCGATAGGCAGTAAAAGCCAAGCCTTCTGCGCTCCCTTAGGCCTTCTTTCAATGCATGCACTCATCTATCCATCTTTTAATTGCAGTCAAATATTACCACAgttttctgatatttttttaaaatggtgcGGGCTATAGAAGCCCAACACAAGCTACTCTCTGCCCTCTGAAGCTATCATTGAGACTGTCTTCATGTTTGATTTAGTCGCACAAGAAGCTGTAggaatctgtttttctgtgtaggCTGCATCTCCTGGCTTTCCTGTGCGTCTACGCCCTGTAAGCCACGCCGAATGTTTTTATAAGGCAGTTGCTCAGTTTGGGATGACAACGGGTTTTTTGTTCCCTTTTCAGTCAGTATAAATATGAAGGGAGCGGGGCCGCTCAGTCAAATCTCAGTCAGATAGGCCGAAAATAATAGTGACGTCGGAGAAGCCCGACTGACTGGCTTGATCCCGCATCCGTGCAGTGATTTCTCTGAGATTATGAACTGATAAACTGACTGTTGCTTTATGCTTCTACAGCCACAATCTGTTGGGTAAGAGGAGCATCATTCCTTATCTACTTTCCATAGTTTTCACCAGGCGTTGTGGGCACGTTCACGGTCACGGGCAGGAAGTCTGGGAGTCTGCgtgaagagggagggagggggtggtGGGGTTGGGGGCTAAGACCGCAATGTAATCCATATAAATATCATTATGGCTGCGCATTGAAAACTTAAGTGCACTGACTTTGTTCATGTGCTAACAAGTTTCTAAAGgtattttcttacttttattaCCTTTCTGCAGGGGTTGCAGTGCTTTAGTTGAGTGAGATCATCGTATGAATACGGGTTTGAGCTGCTAAATAATGTCCACGTCCCGATTGTTCAAGTGAAAATATAGTGAAgcctgttttacacacacacacacaaaaaaaaaaaaaaaaaaactcgcTGGGatctgtaattaaaatatatgcaACAGTAGAAGTACATTTTAGGCCCAGTTGGTGAAATAACGGAACCGCCGAATGTTCCAGCTTCGGAGAAATTAGACCCAAACGAGCATTTGTCAATCTCTGGTGCTCATAgtggaaatatatatatatatatatatatatatatatatatatatatatatataaatataaaatgaattaaaggtCTGCATGTGTTCACCCTTAATTCAGGGCGAATACAATGCGTTATCTGTCATGTATAATGAGTAAGTTATAGCAGTGAAATGTATTTGCAGCATGTTCTTGATGTGAAATAGCTATAAGTCATAGTCCGCGGGCCACTTTCTCTactttttttataatttgtttttctgaacaaGTCAAATGccaacacaaactaaaacattttgacagaaCCGTCTACAAagaatgtattattattattataattattattatgatgattattattatcgTGGAAGGACGGAGGGCCCATTAGGCCTATTTAATGTACTTGCTCTTTGCAATGTGCTCAGTGTTGTCCCTTTCCTTACGTTGTATTCGTGTATAACTttgtaaaatgaaattacaCGTTACTATTTGCGTCCTATCTTAGGATCCCTTATCGCTATGTAatagtgttttatgtttttgatcGTCTTGTACAATATTGCATTCCATATAGCCTATATGTGGTTGTTAAGGGTTGGAAATGTAGGTCTATTATAGCCTAAAATACTGCCAAAAATTAGTATAAGAAATGGTTTGCAAGAAAATCTGCCAtacatgacattaaaaaaaccCTGTTCCAGTGTAGTAGACTAGTTGTTATCGTTTATTTCGTCCCTCACTGCATTCCCTTCTTTGCGCTTGTAAGGATTGCTACGTTGTCTTGTAAAAGTAATAATGATAtgaatgtatatgtgtaaaatCTTCAATAAACAGAATATTGAAACATTTATTGGTGTTAACCCAGTCTGTCATTAGGTTGCATCCCTGAATGTTCTCCTTTAAAATCAGGTTTTCTGAGTGCATACTGGTAGGATTATTTTATTAGACGTGACCTGTAACACAGTTTAAGAATACATCCACTGCAGTGAAATAAAGATCTGAGCATTAATGGGACATTTGGAAGCATTTGAGAGGGTGTTTTGTTAGCACATAATTGTACATGCTGTGAACTATAAGCAATACTAGCCCACACAGGTTGGCCTTGTTTTATTGTGGCCGCTAAGATACAAAGGTAAACTAGGTTATAGGTGGATTTACATGCAAAATGGCGACCAGATGCATATTTATTGAAGATTATTCCGACTTTATAGATCTTTGTAATGCTACAGCGAGTatacaacagcagcagtagtttcAAGGCAAAATCCCGTCCCACGTTTTCTCTAAAGTCTTGTGGTTTTCCTTCAGGTTTGACCTAATCAGTGTCACTGGTATGCTACAAGCCTATAACGGTGCAGCTAAACACGCAATGGCTCTGTAAAGCAGTAATAGGGTTACACCCCAGTGCTCCATATAGTCAAGCCTCTTGGACAGGCTTGTCCCTGTGCATCCTTTCTTCTGGCTTACATTAGAGATTTCATAACGTGGTAACTAAATATCAAAACATGGTTTatgaacacacacgcacacgaaCGGGTCAGATAAAAAAGAATCTTTTCCAACTGGCAGCATACGTCTTCACAAACAGCATAGATGGTTTTATCATAAACCCATAATCCACAAGGCTCTCCCTACTGGCAAGGAAGTGTAAAGCAATTGAAGGCTGCGCACTGTCTTCCTATCAACTTAATGCGTTTGTCGTCGACATCTTCCAGTCTTTTTTAGGAAGAGTAAGTGCACTGGAAATTGTTGTGCTGTCTGAATGTTGAGATCAGATGTTGCCTTTTCAGTGAACTGTGAATGGCCGCTCCTGCAACCAAACCACTGAATGGCCTTCCCGAGTGAACCTTTGTATGATCAAAACATACTCATGTAAACTGACGTGAGCGCTGCTATTATATGTTATCACAATTGTCTTTCACATTTGTAATTTGTGATATAAGATTCAATATAACTGTGACAAGATGTGGCTTTTAGCTGATGAATTTCTTGCAGCAGCACTATTCTTTCCTATTTCATCTCTAATATAATTCAGTTTCTGGAGCTGACAGAAACCTATTTGTGTCCGTTCATTCAAATATCCACATTATCCAGTTAGGTTGACTATACCCTAAACAGGTACGGTTCTTGTGTATTATTCAACTTAATCAATAATTCTGTTTGTATTAT
This region includes:
- the hoxc12a gene encoding homeobox protein Hox-C12a; its protein translation is MGEHNLLNPGFVGPLVNIHTGDTFYFPNFRASGGQLAGLPSLSYPRRDNVCSLPWNPSEPCNGYSQSYFSSPVSINPSFNRSCEITRSDEGKCYYNNGNGNRETCSGGSSLKREDRARDTSSLTSDHGMHGGIGSTAAFSKYDYGTEQLTQDPPSCQSMESDSSSSLLNEGSKPSSSDTQTLVSPGNHTSNITTGGGAPWYPMHTRTRKKRKPYSKLQLAELEGEFMLNEFITRQRRRELSDRLNLSDQQVKIWFQNRRMKKKRLMLREQALAYF